A window of Pedococcus aerophilus contains these coding sequences:
- a CDS encoding glycoside hydrolase family 3 protein codes for MPSSPLSRRAFVAGTACAALLGSVVGPAVGGASAATPLGAPQAVPAGPHGWVTSTLARMTLEEKVGQLFIQNVYGKDATTPDARNIPLYGVATPAEVVQKYHLGGVIYFAWTDSVQNPPQITALSNGVQKAALTQQGSKVRIPLQVATDQEQGVVTRVGPPATQFPGSMALGASRSADDARTAARITGEELKAMGINTNFAPDADVNVNPLNPVIGTRSFSSDPKLAADMVGAQVRGYQQDAGVAASAKHFPGHGDTATDSHVAFPIITHTRQQWEQLDAPPFKQAIADGIDMIMTAHLNFPALDDSGDPATLSKPIMTGLLREELGYKGVIVTDSLAMQGVRDLYGDPEVAVRALSAGVDQLLMTPAMDEAYAAVIGAVKSGRISRADLDAKVRRVLELKVERGIVAHPYADASALDDVVGTAEHLAAADAITDRTTTLVKNDAKTLPLATAGKKVLVTGYGVTTTKTLAAGLAEHGATTTAKDTGTSPTDAQIADAVAAAASQDAVVVTTMKAWDKAVTDPKGGQQKLVKQLLATGKPVIVVATRDPYDIAYLTEAPTYLATYSYSPVAIEAVARVIAGEVAPTGKLPVDIPAAGSPSTVLYPFGHGLTY; via the coding sequence ATGCCCAGCTCCCCCCTCTCCCGTCGAGCCTTCGTGGCCGGCACCGCCTGCGCAGCCCTCCTCGGCTCCGTCGTCGGACCGGCTGTCGGCGGCGCGTCCGCGGCGACCCCGCTGGGTGCGCCCCAGGCGGTCCCGGCCGGTCCCCACGGCTGGGTGACCTCCACGCTCGCCCGGATGACGTTGGAGGAGAAGGTCGGCCAGCTCTTCATCCAGAACGTCTACGGCAAGGACGCGACGACGCCCGACGCCCGCAACATCCCCCTGTACGGCGTCGCCACCCCGGCGGAGGTCGTGCAGAAGTACCACCTCGGCGGTGTCATCTACTTCGCGTGGACCGACAGCGTCCAGAACCCGCCCCAGATCACGGCCCTGTCCAACGGCGTCCAGAAGGCGGCGCTCACCCAGCAGGGCTCCAAGGTCCGCATCCCCCTCCAGGTGGCGACCGACCAGGAGCAGGGGGTCGTCACCCGCGTCGGCCCGCCGGCGACGCAGTTCCCCGGGTCGATGGCCCTCGGCGCCAGCCGCAGCGCCGACGATGCCCGCACCGCCGCCCGCATCACGGGTGAGGAGCTCAAGGCGATGGGCATCAACACGAACTTCGCCCCCGACGCCGACGTCAACGTCAACCCGCTGAACCCCGTCATCGGCACCCGCTCGTTCTCGTCCGACCCGAAGCTCGCCGCCGACATGGTGGGTGCGCAGGTCCGCGGCTACCAGCAGGACGCGGGGGTCGCGGCCTCGGCCAAGCACTTCCCGGGGCACGGCGACACCGCCACCGACAGCCACGTCGCGTTCCCGATCATCACGCACACGCGCCAGCAGTGGGAGCAGCTCGACGCCCCGCCGTTCAAGCAGGCCATCGCCGACGGCATCGACATGATCATGACCGCGCACCTGAACTTCCCGGCCCTGGACGACTCGGGCGACCCGGCCACGCTGAGCAAGCCGATCATGACGGGCCTGCTGCGCGAGGAGCTCGGGTACAAGGGCGTCATCGTCACCGACTCGCTCGCCATGCAGGGCGTCCGGGACCTCTACGGCGACCCGGAGGTCGCCGTGCGTGCCCTGTCCGCGGGCGTCGACCAGCTCCTCATGACCCCGGCCATGGACGAGGCGTATGCCGCCGTCATCGGAGCCGTCAAGAGCGGCCGGATCAGCCGGGCCGACCTGGATGCCAAGGTGCGCCGTGTGCTCGAGCTCAAGGTCGAGCGCGGCATCGTCGCCCACCCGTACGCCGACGCCTCCGCCCTCGACGACGTCGTCGGGACGGCAGAGCACCTCGCCGCCGCCGACGCCATCACCGACCGCACGACGACCCTGGTGAAGAACGACGCGAAGACGCTCCCCCTCGCCACCGCGGGGAAGAAGGTCCTCGTGACGGGCTACGGCGTCACCACCACCAAGACCCTGGCCGCCGGACTCGCCGAGCACGGCGCCACGACCACGGCCAAGGACACCGGCACCTCGCCGACCGATGCGCAGATCGCCGACGCGGTCGCTGCCGCAGCCTCGCAGGACGCTGTCGTCGTCACCACGATGAAGGCCTGGGACAAGGCCGTGACCGACCCGAAGGGTGGCCAGCAGAAGCTCGTCAAGCAGCTGCTCGCCACCGGCAAGCCCGTCATCGTCGTCGCCACCCGCGACCCGTACGACATCGCGTACCTGACCGAGGCGCCCACCTACCTCGCGACCTACTCCTACAGCCCGGTCGCCATCGAGGCGGTGGCCCGGGTCATCGCCGGCGAGGTCGCCCCGACCGGCAAGCTCCCCGTCGACATCCCGGCGGCCGGAAGCCCCTCGACCGTCCTGTACCCCTTCGGCCACGGCCTGACCTACTGA
- a CDS encoding sugar ABC transporter permease, giving the protein MRRRTGLLFVLPALLLFGVFVLYPMGTAFSYAFFEWRGTNRGAFAGLENFRTLFTRAPFTTDLPRALLHNVLFFAGTMVFQNTIGLGVAFLLHRRARTRRLLQTLYAMPYLVSPIVIGYLWTLLLSPTFGPVNQLLTKVGLESWALPWLGDPKTALWVVVLVSVWQWIGFPVLLYGAALGGVPEELTEAARVDGASHRQAFFKVTLPLLVPAIGTVSVLTFIFAMEAFALPYAFGGSTGNPAGSTDFVSLLFYRTAFDSGSIDAIGSSSALATLLFLVIFGGAIGATSVLRRHERRITA; this is encoded by the coding sequence GTGAGGCGCCGCACCGGGCTGTTGTTCGTCCTCCCGGCCCTGCTGCTGTTCGGCGTGTTCGTGCTCTACCCGATGGGGACGGCGTTCTCCTACGCGTTCTTCGAGTGGCGTGGCACGAACCGTGGTGCGTTCGCGGGCCTGGAGAACTTCCGCACGCTCTTCACCCGCGCACCCTTCACGACGGACCTGCCCCGGGCGCTGCTGCACAACGTGCTGTTCTTCGCCGGGACGATGGTCTTCCAGAACACCATCGGCCTCGGCGTCGCGTTCCTGCTGCACCGCAGGGCGCGCACGCGCCGGCTGCTGCAGACCCTCTACGCCATGCCGTACCTCGTCAGCCCCATCGTCATCGGCTACCTGTGGACGCTGCTGCTCTCGCCGACGTTCGGCCCGGTCAACCAGCTGCTCACCAAGGTCGGCCTCGAGTCCTGGGCCCTGCCGTGGCTGGGTGACCCCAAGACCGCGTTGTGGGTCGTCGTGCTCGTGAGCGTGTGGCAGTGGATCGGTTTCCCCGTCCTCCTGTACGGCGCTGCGCTGGGCGGGGTGCCGGAGGAGCTGACCGAGGCTGCCCGCGTCGACGGTGCCAGCCACCGCCAGGCGTTCTTCAAGGTCACCCTGCCGTTGCTCGTCCCGGCCATCGGCACGGTGTCGGTGCTGACATTCATCTTCGCGATGGAGGCGTTCGCCCTGCCGTACGCGTTCGGTGGTTCCACCGGAAACCCTGCGGGGTCAACCGACTTCGTGTCGCTGCTGTTCTACCGCACGGCCTTCGACTCGGGCTCGATCGACGCGATCGGCAGCTCGTCGGCCCTGGCCACCCTGCTCTTCCTCGTCATCTTCGGCGGTGCGATCGGTGCCACCTCGGTGCTGCGTCGCCACGAGCGGAGGATCACCGCATGA
- a CDS encoding DUF1343 domain-containing protein, giving the protein MTQQSNLSRRQLLTAAGAGLIIVPASVAGASSAGASTRAAAPAAAPYPSRTVLTGAQRAAADGWSALAGQKVGIITNPTGILTNLRTIVDEMHEAGTVDIVGVFGPEHGFRGTAQAGDSEGTHTDPRTGLTVYDAYGAGAAKMEQLFRTAGVETVVFDIQDAGARFYTYIWTMYTAMRAAAATGARFVVLDRPNPLGGKAFGPMMTTKYTSGVGAKEIVQAHGMTVGELARFFDGEFLTADAGRRLTELSVIEVSGWRRDMPYAATGLPWVMPSPNMPTPDTALVYPGTGMFEGTNLSEGRGTTRPFELIGAPYVDYRWAERLAALDLPGVGFREAYFTPTFNKHLNTVCGGVQVHITDTRTFDAIRVGVEMLVAARALYKDFVWRYDSYDPARPYWIDKLTGSTRLRDQITAGAGADEVIGAWQAELREFDARRKQYLIYRGPAA; this is encoded by the coding sequence ATGACCCAGCAGAGCAACCTCAGCCGCCGTCAGCTCCTCACCGCCGCCGGTGCGGGCCTCATCATCGTGCCCGCCTCCGTCGCCGGGGCCTCCTCCGCGGGGGCGTCCACCCGCGCCGCGGCACCGGCCGCTGCGCCATACCCGAGCCGCACCGTCCTGACCGGGGCCCAGCGGGCCGCCGCGGACGGCTGGTCGGCGCTGGCCGGCCAGAAGGTCGGGATCATCACCAACCCCACCGGGATCCTCACCAACCTGCGCACCATCGTCGACGAGATGCACGAGGCCGGCACCGTCGACATCGTCGGGGTCTTCGGTCCCGAGCACGGCTTCAGAGGGACTGCACAGGCCGGCGACTCCGAGGGGACGCACACCGACCCGCGGACCGGCCTGACGGTCTACGACGCCTACGGCGCGGGCGCCGCGAAGATGGAGCAGCTGTTCCGGACCGCTGGCGTGGAGACGGTCGTCTTCGACATCCAGGACGCCGGTGCGCGTTTCTACACCTACATCTGGACGATGTACACGGCAATGCGTGCCGCGGCGGCGACCGGTGCGCGCTTCGTGGTGCTCGACCGGCCGAACCCGTTGGGCGGCAAGGCTTTCGGCCCGATGATGACGACGAAGTACACCTCCGGCGTGGGCGCCAAGGAGATCGTCCAGGCTCACGGCATGACGGTCGGTGAGCTGGCGCGCTTCTTCGACGGGGAGTTCCTCACCGCCGACGCCGGCCGCCGCCTCACCGAGCTGTCCGTCATCGAGGTCTCCGGCTGGCGACGCGACATGCCGTATGCCGCGACCGGGCTTCCGTGGGTCATGCCCAGTCCCAACATGCCCACTCCCGACACGGCGCTGGTCTACCCCGGCACCGGGATGTTCGAGGGGACGAACCTCTCGGAGGGGCGCGGGACCACGCGCCCGTTCGAGCTGATCGGCGCTCCGTACGTCGACTACCGGTGGGCCGAACGCCTTGCGGCGCTCGACCTTCCCGGCGTGGGATTCCGCGAGGCCTACTTCACGCCGACGTTCAACAAGCACCTCAACACCGTCTGCGGCGGGGTGCAGGTGCACATCACGGACACCAGGACGTTCGACGCGATCCGCGTCGGGGTCGAGATGCTTGTGGCGGCCAGGGCGCTCTACAAGGACTTCGTCTGGCGCTACGACAGCTACGACCCGGCGCGTCCCTACTGGATCGACAAGCTGACGGGTTCGACCCGCCTGCGTGACCAGATCACCGCCGGCGCCGGCGCCGACGAGGTCATCGGCGCGTGGCAGGCCGAGCTGCGGGAGTTCGACGCCCGACGCAAGCAGTACCTCATCTACCGCGGACCCGCGGCCTGA
- a CDS encoding extracellular solute-binding protein: MTRRTHRSIASVVALGAALALTACAPSSGGDDSAGGDGDTTLTVWSWRVEDKAAYDKIFAAYEKAHPGVNVDFKAFKATEYNKILATGLAGSAGPDVPQVRSYGQLQTTVASDSLVPLDGKVDLAGWDENVVASAKGKEDGKIYSVPLARQTTVMFYNQDAFDKAGLKAPTTWDEFMAANEKFAADGMTPIAVGAKDDWTLPIVHEVLAAPRFGGKAFQEAVNSGDKDFTDPDWVASVKVVKDLEKFMPKNVTGVAITDAQTLFSAGKAAMLPGGSYDLAVLQKAAPDMKIGVFQVPPPPGSPSGSAATTAGWADGNFAVSKKSKNQEAATELVTWMSTKEFGQMVADEVKQISAVPGVEYKDPLLKQMSDNYVNAGSPYLLLTDFRYGAPSGTDLLGKGIQQLLLGGKDATAVSKELDTGVKTWFKPAA; encoded by the coding sequence ATGACACGCCGCACCCACAGGTCCATCGCCTCCGTGGTCGCCCTCGGCGCAGCCCTCGCCCTCACGGCGTGCGCGCCCTCCAGCGGTGGGGACGACTCCGCCGGCGGTGACGGCGACACCACGCTCACCGTGTGGTCGTGGCGCGTCGAGGACAAGGCCGCGTACGACAAGATCTTCGCCGCCTACGAGAAGGCGCACCCCGGGGTGAACGTCGACTTCAAGGCGTTCAAGGCCACCGAGTACAACAAGATCCTCGCGACCGGCCTCGCCGGGTCCGCCGGGCCGGACGTCCCGCAGGTCCGCTCCTACGGCCAGCTCCAGACCACCGTCGCCTCCGACTCGCTCGTGCCGCTCGACGGCAAGGTCGACCTCGCCGGCTGGGACGAGAACGTCGTCGCCAGCGCCAAGGGCAAGGAGGACGGCAAGATCTACTCGGTGCCCCTGGCCCGCCAGACGACCGTGATGTTCTACAACCAGGACGCGTTCGACAAGGCCGGGCTCAAGGCGCCGACCACGTGGGACGAGTTCATGGCTGCCAACGAGAAGTTCGCCGCGGACGGCATGACGCCGATCGCCGTGGGCGCCAAGGACGACTGGACCCTGCCGATCGTGCACGAGGTCCTCGCCGCGCCCCGCTTCGGGGGCAAGGCGTTCCAGGAGGCCGTGAACTCCGGCGACAAGGACTTCACCGACCCCGACTGGGTGGCCTCGGTGAAGGTCGTCAAGGACCTCGAGAAGTTCATGCCCAAGAACGTCACCGGTGTCGCGATCACCGACGCCCAGACGCTCTTCTCCGCGGGCAAGGCCGCGATGCTGCCGGGTGGCTCCTACGACCTCGCGGTGCTGCAGAAGGCCGCGCCCGACATGAAGATCGGCGTCTTCCAGGTGCCGCCGCCGCCCGGGTCGCCCAGTGGTTCCGCCGCGACGACGGCCGGCTGGGCCGACGGCAACTTCGCCGTCTCCAAGAAGTCGAAGAACCAGGAGGCCGCCACCGAGCTCGTCACCTGGATGTCGACCAAGGAGTTCGGCCAGATGGTCGCCGACGAGGTCAAGCAGATCTCTGCCGTCCCCGGTGTCGAGTACAAGGACCCGCTGCTCAAGCAGATGAGCGACAACTACGTGAACGCCGGCTCGCCGTACCTGCTCCTCACCGACTTCCGTTACGGCGCACCGTCCGGCACCGACCTGCTGGGCAAGGGCATCCAGCAGCTCCTGCTCGGTGGCAAGGACGCGACGGCGGTGAGCAAGGAGCTCGACACCGGCGTCAAGACCTGGTTCAAGCCGGCCGCGTGA
- a CDS encoding N-acetylmuramic acid 6-phosphate etherase, translating to MTSDVSVSAPTEERHPGTTGIDTQPTLEILRLLNDDDAKVAPAVAEVLPELALLVDRAVASVRAGGTVHYFGAGTSGRLAVLDAAELLPTFNAPDGLFVAHHAGGLGALLRAVENVEDDEEAGEAEASVLREGDIAIGLTASGRTPFVGGALRRARELGAVTALVTSNPDAGLAPYADHLLVARTGPEVLTGSTRLKAGTAQKLILNSFSTAVMIRLGRTWSNLMVDVVATNAKLRGRVLRILQEASGADETDARLALEAADGELKTALLSMLAGTDAATARLAIADHQGSVAKALADLAPPASAEPTPSPRDGAAASPAPQSLTGDRS from the coding sequence GTGACCAGCGACGTGAGCGTGAGCGCGCCCACCGAGGAGCGCCACCCCGGCACCACCGGCATCGACACCCAGCCCACCCTCGAGATCCTGCGGCTGCTCAACGATGACGACGCCAAGGTGGCTCCTGCGGTGGCCGAGGTGCTGCCCGAGCTGGCCCTGCTGGTCGACCGTGCGGTCGCCTCGGTGCGGGCCGGTGGCACCGTCCACTACTTCGGTGCGGGCACCTCGGGACGGCTGGCCGTCCTCGACGCCGCCGAGCTCCTCCCGACCTTCAACGCCCCCGACGGCCTGTTCGTCGCCCACCACGCCGGTGGCCTCGGTGCGCTGCTGCGCGCGGTGGAGAACGTCGAGGACGACGAGGAGGCCGGCGAGGCCGAGGCCTCCGTGCTGCGCGAGGGGGACATCGCGATCGGCCTCACCGCCTCGGGCCGCACCCCGTTCGTCGGGGGCGCGCTGCGCCGCGCCCGCGAGCTCGGGGCCGTCACCGCCCTGGTGACGTCGAACCCGGACGCCGGCCTCGCGCCATACGCCGACCACCTCCTCGTGGCCCGCACGGGCCCGGAGGTGCTCACCGGCTCGACCCGGCTCAAGGCGGGGACGGCCCAGAAGCTCATCCTCAACTCGTTCTCGACCGCGGTGATGATCCGCCTCGGGCGCACCTGGTCCAACCTCATGGTCGACGTGGTCGCCACCAACGCCAAGCTCCGTGGCCGGGTCCTGCGCATCCTGCAGGAGGCCAGCGGCGCCGACGAGACCGACGCCCGCCTCGCCCTCGAGGCCGCGGACGGCGAGCTGAAGACCGCGCTGCTGTCGATGCTCGCCGGCACCGACGCCGCCACGGCGCGACTGGCCATCGCCGACCACCAGGGGTCGGTGGCCAAGGCCCTTGCCGACCTCGCCCCACCTGCTTCTGCCGAACCCACCCCTTCCCCGCGAGACGGTGCCGCCGCATCCCCGGCACCGCAGTCCCTGACAGGAGACCGTTCATGA
- a CDS encoding carbohydrate ABC transporter permease, with the protein MSVVVPPATSTRSEEPVLAQPRGPRRGSGAGSGTKPVGGAGASILLWLYAAVALVPLLLMVLSSFRTNAELISDPLGVPWPLSTTSYQEAWTTGNFATYFGNSLLVTVGAVVLSTTVSTMAAYALARVSSRAFRWLESLFLSGLMLPIHLAILPIFYLFDGLGLIDSRLGLALMYGASGVPFSIFVLTTFFRQLPEELEEAAALDGATPWQTFWRVMVPLVRPALATVAVFRFVPIWNDFLFPLVLLRNQDKYTLPVGLTTFFGENATNYSAVFAGLVITTIPLIVLFLLATKQIVAGLTAGMSK; encoded by the coding sequence ATGAGTGTCGTCGTCCCCCCAGCGACCTCCACCCGTTCCGAGGAGCCGGTGCTGGCCCAACCCCGCGGTCCCCGCCGCGGGTCGGGTGCCGGCTCCGGCACGAAGCCGGTCGGTGGCGCCGGTGCCAGCATCCTGCTGTGGCTGTATGCCGCCGTGGCGCTGGTCCCGTTGCTGCTCATGGTCCTCAGCTCGTTCCGCACCAACGCGGAGCTCATCAGCGACCCGCTCGGTGTGCCGTGGCCGCTGTCGACCACGAGCTACCAAGAGGCATGGACCACCGGGAACTTCGCCACCTACTTCGGCAACTCGCTGCTCGTCACCGTCGGTGCGGTGGTCCTGTCGACCACGGTCTCGACGATGGCGGCCTACGCCTTGGCCCGGGTCAGCTCGCGGGCGTTCCGGTGGCTGGAGTCGCTGTTCCTGTCCGGCCTGATGCTGCCGATCCACCTGGCGATCCTGCCGATCTTCTACCTGTTCGACGGCCTCGGCCTGATCGACTCGCGGCTGGGTCTGGCGCTGATGTACGGCGCCTCCGGCGTGCCGTTCTCGATCTTCGTCCTCACGACGTTCTTCAGGCAGCTGCCCGAGGAGCTCGAGGAGGCCGCAGCCCTGGACGGGGCGACGCCGTGGCAGACGTTCTGGCGCGTGATGGTGCCGCTGGTGCGCCCGGCCCTGGCCACGGTGGCGGTCTTCCGCTTCGTGCCGATCTGGAACGACTTCCTCTTTCCCTTGGTGCTGCTGCGCAACCAGGACAAGTACACGCTACCCGTCGGCCTGACGACGTTCTTCGGCGAGAACGCCACGAACTACTCGGCCGTGTTCGCCGGGCTCGTCATCACGACGATCCCGCTGATCGTGCTCTTCCTGCTGGCCACCAAGCAGATCGTCGCCGGATTGACCGCCGGCATGTCCAAGTGA
- a CDS encoding serine hydrolase: protein MRLRPALSSTVAVCALVVGGALVSSPAEAEDFSKPYRGFAPPNTVLADATPASVGLDPAPIATAVSQIRGHETAPEGGRPMYAGAVALMGHEGKVVERDASGYALKYADATTELPRDQWVPMRDDTVFDLASVSKLFTSLAVVQLVEEGAVSLEAPVATYLPEFAAGGKEAVTIRQLLTHTSGFTSWLPLWSKYPDKASRIKAVMDQPPTNPPGSTYLYSDLNLITLGVVVEKLRGKPLDQVVAERITGPLGMGDTGYNPTDRTRTAATEYQTAPARGMVWGEVHDENAWSLGGVAGHAGVFSTADDLAVLSQALLNGGTYRGHRILSKKSVTSLITNFNDDFPGDDHGLGFELNQRWYMDALSGPRAAGHTGYTGTSIVIDFASRSFAILLTNRVHPSRSWGSINLARREWAGGLAQAMKVRPKHGDTAWFSGAKDATTTTLATRELTVPDRGARLGFDLFLDTEETDLLTLERSTDAGASWTKVPFTVRDRGETTAVDGVVSGAGDRRWVQARADLPGGEQVLRWRYTTDGAYLGRGVYVDDVRVATGGRVLLDGEKTPGDFVTQGWTLASR from the coding sequence ATGCGCCTTCGCCCCGCCCTGTCCTCGACCGTCGCCGTGTGCGCCCTGGTGGTCGGTGGTGCGCTGGTCTCCTCGCCTGCCGAGGCCGAGGACTTCAGCAAGCCCTACCGGGGGTTCGCCCCGCCCAACACCGTGCTGGCTGACGCCACCCCGGCGTCGGTGGGGCTCGACCCGGCGCCGATCGCCACCGCGGTGTCGCAGATCCGCGGTCACGAGACCGCCCCCGAGGGTGGCAGACCCATGTACGCCGGGGCGGTCGCCCTGATGGGTCACGAGGGCAAGGTCGTCGAGCGCGACGCCAGCGGCTACGCCCTCAAGTACGCCGACGCCACGACCGAGCTGCCCCGGGACCAGTGGGTGCCGATGCGCGACGACACGGTGTTCGACCTGGCCTCGGTCTCCAAGCTGTTCACCTCGCTCGCCGTGGTGCAGCTCGTCGAGGAGGGAGCGGTCTCGCTCGAGGCCCCTGTCGCGACCTACCTCCCGGAGTTCGCCGCCGGCGGCAAGGAGGCGGTCACCATCCGCCAGCTGCTGACCCACACGTCGGGGTTCACGTCGTGGCTCCCGCTGTGGAGCAAGTACCCCGACAAGGCCTCGCGGATCAAGGCCGTCATGGACCAGCCGCCGACGAACCCGCCGGGCTCGACCTACCTCTACAGCGACCTCAACCTCATCACCCTCGGAGTCGTCGTCGAGAAGCTGCGGGGCAAGCCGCTCGACCAGGTCGTCGCGGAGCGCATCACCGGACCGCTCGGCATGGGCGACACCGGCTACAACCCGACCGACCGGACGCGCACCGCCGCCACGGAGTACCAGACGGCCCCGGCGCGCGGCATGGTCTGGGGCGAGGTCCACGACGAGAACGCCTGGTCCCTCGGAGGGGTCGCGGGACACGCCGGCGTGTTCTCGACCGCCGACGACCTCGCGGTGCTCAGCCAGGCGCTGCTCAACGGCGGCACCTACCGCGGTCACCGCATCCTGTCGAAGAAGAGCGTCACCTCCCTCATCACCAACTTCAACGACGACTTCCCCGGGGACGACCACGGCCTTGGTTTCGAGCTCAACCAGCGCTGGTACATGGATGCGTTGTCGGGTCCCCGAGCCGCGGGGCACACCGGCTACACGGGCACCTCGATCGTCATCGACTTCGCCTCGAGGTCGTTCGCGATCCTCCTGACGAACCGGGTGCACCCGTCGCGCAGCTGGGGCAGCATCAACCTGGCTCGCCGTGAGTGGGCCGGAGGCCTTGCGCAGGCCATGAAGGTGCGACCGAAGCACGGCGACACCGCGTGGTTCAGCGGCGCGAAGGACGCGACGACGACCACCCTCGCCACGCGGGAGCTCACCGTCCCCGACCGTGGCGCGAGGCTCGGGTTCGACCTGTTCCTCGACACCGAGGAGACCGACCTGCTCACGCTGGAGCGGTCCACCGACGCCGGGGCGTCGTGGACGAAGGTCCCCTTCACCGTGCGCGACCGGGGCGAGACCACCGCCGTCGACGGGGTCGTCTCGGGTGCCGGCGACCGCAGGTGGGTGCAGGCCCGCGCCGACCTGCCCGGCGGTGAGCAGGTCCTGCGATGGCGCTACACGACGGACGGGGCGTACCTCGGCCGCGGCGTCTACGTCGACGACGTCAGGGTCGCCACGGGTGGTCGGGTCCTGCTCGACGGGGAGAAGACCCCGGGGGACTTCGTCACGCAGGGCTGGACCCTGGCGTCACGGTGA
- a CDS encoding class F sortase, producing MTAGCSEAGGVRGPAAGPAAPATATSPVTTTSTPATATPTTANHDAVPDAGRGTAAASQRRTFVPTRIRLLSQGGAAVVQQVDTGADGDLELPEDPGVTGWWVSGALPGEVYGSVVLAGHIDSRDRGIGFFATLLDAAPGDRVELSGGGLRQVYVVRSNREVAKGALSTGTDIFDRSVPGRLVLLTCTGTFDPVTRHYDHNLVVTAAPVGAPTAG from the coding sequence ATGACCGCCGGGTGCAGCGAGGCCGGGGGAGTCCGCGGGCCGGCGGCGGGTCCGGCCGCACCGGCGACCGCGACGTCCCCGGTGACGACCACGAGCACCCCCGCGACAGCGACGCCGACGACCGCCAACCATGACGCGGTCCCGGACGCCGGCCGGGGCACGGCCGCCGCGAGCCAGCGTCGGACCTTCGTGCCCACCCGCATCCGGCTGCTCTCGCAGGGTGGTGCGGCGGTGGTGCAGCAGGTCGACACCGGGGCCGATGGTGACCTCGAGCTGCCCGAGGACCCCGGGGTGACGGGGTGGTGGGTCAGCGGCGCGCTGCCGGGGGAGGTCTACGGCAGCGTGGTCCTCGCCGGCCACATCGACTCCCGCGACCGGGGCATCGGGTTCTTCGCCACGCTGCTCGACGCCGCGCCCGGCGACCGGGTCGAGCTGAGTGGTGGGGGGCTGCGGCAGGTGTACGTCGTGCGCTCCAACCGCGAGGTCGCCAAGGGGGCGCTCTCGACGGGCACGGACATCTTCGACCGGTCGGTGCCGGGTCGCCTGGTGCTCCTGACCTGCACCGGCACCTTCGATCCCGTCACCCGGCACTACGACCACAATCTCGTGGTCACCGCGGCACCCGTCGGCGCCCCCACCGCGGGCTGA
- a CDS encoding MurR/RpiR family transcriptional regulator, with product MPPRVADASVPTVPTVPLLVRLRGIRPSLSPAEDRVAEQVLADPRAAAALTISELAVAATTSETTVLRFCRRLGLPGYPQLRLGLAEESAQPRAGGATDTDISAKDTIDDIIAKVAFVDASAVEETAQQLDRPSLAAAAEAVAAAKRVDIYGIGASAIVGTDLQQKLHRIGVVAFAWNDPHIALTSATLLGKGDVAIGISHSGTTSETIEALDAARSRGATTMAITNFPVSLLAARADLVLTTAARETSLRSGATASRIAALTVVDCLYIAVAQRNLPRARKAVKETRQAVASHHLPQ from the coding sequence ATGCCACCCCGCGTTGCCGACGCCTCCGTGCCGACCGTGCCGACAGTGCCGCTGCTCGTGCGGCTGCGCGGGATCCGCCCCTCGCTCTCGCCGGCCGAGGACCGGGTCGCCGAGCAGGTGCTCGCCGACCCCCGGGCCGCCGCGGCGCTGACCATCAGTGAGCTCGCGGTCGCGGCGACGACGTCGGAGACGACGGTCCTGCGGTTCTGCCGTCGGCTCGGTCTGCCCGGCTACCCGCAGCTGCGCCTCGGCCTCGCCGAGGAGAGCGCCCAGCCGCGCGCCGGTGGGGCGACCGACACCGACATCAGCGCCAAGGACACCATCGACGACATCATCGCCAAGGTGGCGTTCGTCGACGCGAGCGCCGTCGAGGAGACCGCCCAGCAGCTCGACCGCCCGAGCCTGGCCGCGGCCGCCGAGGCGGTCGCCGCAGCCAAGCGGGTCGACATCTACGGCATCGGTGCCAGTGCGATCGTCGGCACCGACCTCCAGCAGAAGCTGCACCGCATCGGCGTCGTCGCCTTCGCGTGGAACGACCCCCACATCGCCCTGACGAGCGCGACCCTGCTGGGCAAGGGCGACGTCGCCATCGGCATCTCGCACTCCGGCACGACGTCGGAGACGATCGAGGCGCTCGACGCGGCCCGCAGCCGTGGAGCGACGACGATGGCGATCACGAACTTCCCGGTGTCCCTGCTGGCGGCCCGGGCCGACCTCGTCCTCACGACGGCGGCTCGCGAGACCAGCCTGCGGTCCGGCGCGACGGCGAGCCGCATCGCCGCCCTGACCGTCGTCGACTGCCTCTACATCGCCGTCGCGCAGCGCAACCTGCCGCGGGCCCGCAAGGCGGTCAAGGAGACCCGGCAGGCCGTGGCCAGCCACCACCTGCCCCAGTGA